In Streptantibioticus cattleyicolor NRRL 8057 = DSM 46488, a genomic segment contains:
- a CDS encoding citrate synthase: protein MASMTHHDEPSTRPARLSTKEAARRLGVKPETLYAYVSRGLLTSHRSPGGRGSTFAADEVDALLRRNRRPRSAAPDPASRTPADAVTVPTGITLIEDDRYWFRGVDAVEFATHYGYEETAEWLWTGELRPGIRFTAPPEPLAAAERAVAALPEHSGPTDRLRAATVAAAAADPLRFDLTPDTVLTTARGLIATLTDALPPAGGRRREPGGTVAYRLWSRLAPDGADDASVPVVQAALALLADHDLAASTLAARVAASARAHPYAVVSAGLGALEGPVHGSASGLAHRMLAEVLQRGSAGAVVSDLLRTGRRVPGLGHRLYRGEDPRARMLFGLLEGVPAAADALAAAREVVRAADRDLAVGANVDLALAVLSVGAGLPPEAGETLFAVSRTAGWIAHALEEYAERPLRMRPRGQYDGPAPGQPLPRPAR, encoded by the coding sequence ATGGCCTCCATGACCCACCACGACGAGCCGAGCACCCGGCCGGCCCGGCTGAGCACCAAGGAGGCCGCACGGCGGCTCGGGGTCAAGCCCGAGACGCTCTACGCCTACGTCAGCCGTGGCTTGCTCACCAGCCACCGGTCCCCGGGCGGCCGGGGCAGCACCTTCGCCGCCGACGAGGTCGACGCGCTGCTGCGTCGCAACCGGCGCCCCCGATCCGCCGCCCCCGACCCCGCCTCCCGTACCCCGGCCGACGCCGTCACCGTCCCCACCGGCATCACCCTCATCGAGGACGACCGCTACTGGTTCCGCGGGGTGGACGCGGTGGAGTTCGCCACCCACTACGGCTACGAGGAGACCGCCGAGTGGCTGTGGACCGGCGAGCTGCGCCCTGGGATCCGCTTCACCGCGCCGCCCGAACCGCTCGCCGCCGCCGAACGCGCCGTCGCCGCGCTCCCCGAGCACAGCGGCCCAACCGACCGGCTGCGTGCCGCCACCGTGGCCGCCGCGGCGGCCGATCCGCTGCGGTTCGACCTCACCCCGGACACGGTGCTCACCACGGCCCGGGGCCTGATCGCCACCCTCACCGACGCGCTGCCGCCGGCCGGCGGCCGACGCCGTGAGCCGGGCGGCACGGTGGCGTACCGGCTCTGGTCGCGGCTGGCCCCGGACGGCGCCGACGACGCCTCGGTCCCGGTGGTGCAGGCGGCCCTGGCGCTCCTGGCCGACCACGACCTGGCCGCCTCCACGCTGGCCGCCCGGGTCGCCGCCTCTGCGCGGGCGCATCCGTACGCCGTCGTCTCGGCCGGACTCGGCGCGCTGGAGGGCCCGGTGCACGGCTCCGCCAGTGGGCTGGCCCACCGGATGCTCGCCGAGGTGCTGCAACGCGGCAGCGCCGGCGCCGTCGTCTCCGACCTGCTGCGCACCGGACGGCGGGTGCCCGGCCTTGGCCACCGCCTCTACCGCGGTGAGGACCCCCGGGCCCGGATGCTCTTCGGGCTGCTGGAAGGGGTGCCGGCCGCCGCCGACGCGCTGGCCGCGGCGCGCGAGGTGGTCCGCGCCGCCGACCGCGACCTGGCCGTGGGCGCCAACGTCGACCTCGCCCTCGCCGTGCTCTCGGTCGGCGCCGGCCTGCCGCCGGAGGCCGGTGAGACCCTGTTCGCCGTCTCCCGTACGGCCGGCTGGATCGCGCACGCCCTGGAGGAGTACGCCGAGCGCCCGCTGCGGATGCGTCCGCGCGGGCAGTACGACGGCCCGGCCCCGGGGCAGCCGCTGCCGCGTCCGGCGCGGTGA
- a CDS encoding ABC transporter ATP-binding protein: MKPDEPDWTPPPKDPANPGEPADVRRILRLFRPYRGRLAVVGLLVAASSLVSVASPFLLRAILDVAIPHDRIGLLSLLALGMIVTAVLNSVFGVLQTLISTTVGQRVMHDLRTAVYARLQRMSLSFFTRTRTGEVQSRIANDIGGMQATVTSTATSIVSNLTSVVASIVAMLALDWRLTVVSLLLLPAFAWISRRVGRERKTITTARQKQMAAMSAIVTESLSVSGILLGRTMGRADSLTKAFERESEQLVGLEVRSNMAGRWRMSTIGIVMAAMPALLYWAAGVALHVGGPAVSIGTLVAFVSLQQGLFRPTVSLLQTGVQVQTSVALFQRIFEYLDLPVDITERPDPVRLARVRGEVRFEDVDFAYDPAGGDPVLRGIDLTVPPGGSLAIVGATGSGKSTLSYLVPRLYDVTGGRVTLDGVDVRDLAFDTLASAVGVVSQETYLFHASVADNLRFAKPDATDEELVAAARAAQIHDHVAALPDGYDTVVGERGYRFSGGEKQRLAIARTILRDPPVLILDEATSALDTRTEHAVQEAIDALAAGRTTITIAHRLSTVRDADQIVVLDHGRIAERGTHDELLALGGRYAALVRRDARLAPSGEPAAGTGPADTAAVA; the protein is encoded by the coding sequence ATGAAACCCGACGAACCCGACTGGACCCCGCCCCCCAAGGACCCCGCCAACCCCGGTGAGCCCGCCGACGTCCGGCGCATCCTGCGGCTCTTCCGCCCCTACCGCGGCCGGCTGGCCGTGGTCGGCCTGCTGGTGGCCGCCTCCTCGCTGGTCTCCGTGGCCTCGCCGTTCCTGCTGCGGGCCATCCTCGACGTCGCCATCCCGCACGACCGGATCGGGCTGCTGAGCCTGCTGGCCCTGGGCATGATCGTCACGGCCGTGCTCAACAGCGTCTTCGGCGTGCTCCAGACGTTGATCTCCACCACGGTGGGCCAGCGCGTCATGCACGACCTGCGCACGGCCGTCTACGCGCGCCTGCAGCGCATGTCCCTGTCGTTCTTCACCCGCACCCGCACCGGTGAGGTGCAGTCGCGGATCGCCAACGACATCGGCGGGATGCAGGCCACCGTCACCTCCACCGCCACCTCGATCGTCTCCAACCTCACCAGCGTCGTCGCCTCGATCGTGGCCATGCTCGCCCTCGACTGGCGGCTGACCGTGGTCTCGCTGCTGCTCCTTCCGGCGTTCGCGTGGATCAGCCGCCGGGTCGGCCGGGAACGCAAGACGATCACCACGGCGCGGCAGAAGCAGATGGCCGCGATGTCGGCGATCGTCACCGAGTCGCTCTCGGTCAGCGGCATCCTGCTGGGCCGCACCATGGGCCGCGCCGACTCCCTCACCAAGGCGTTCGAGCGGGAGTCGGAGCAACTGGTCGGGCTGGAGGTCCGGTCCAACATGGCGGGCCGCTGGCGGATGTCCACCATCGGCATCGTCATGGCCGCCATGCCCGCGCTGCTCTACTGGGCGGCCGGGGTCGCGCTGCACGTGGGCGGCCCGGCGGTCTCCATCGGCACGCTGGTGGCGTTCGTCTCCCTCCAGCAGGGCCTGTTCCGGCCCACCGTCAGCCTGTTGCAGACCGGCGTGCAGGTGCAGACCTCGGTCGCGCTCTTCCAGCGGATCTTCGAATACCTCGACCTGCCGGTGGACATCACCGAGCGCCCCGACCCCGTCCGGCTCGCCCGGGTACGTGGTGAAGTCCGGTTCGAGGACGTGGACTTCGCCTACGATCCGGCGGGCGGCGACCCCGTCCTGCGCGGCATCGACCTGACGGTGCCGCCCGGCGGCAGCCTGGCGATCGTCGGCGCCACCGGATCCGGCAAGAGCACCCTGAGCTACCTGGTGCCCCGGCTCTACGACGTCACCGGCGGCCGGGTCACGCTGGACGGCGTCGACGTACGCGACCTGGCGTTCGACACCCTCGCCTCGGCGGTCGGGGTGGTCTCGCAGGAGACGTACCTGTTCCACGCCTCGGTCGCGGACAACCTGCGGTTCGCCAAACCGGACGCCACCGACGAGGAACTGGTCGCCGCCGCCCGCGCCGCGCAGATCCACGACCACGTCGCGGCCCTGCCCGACGGCTACGACACCGTGGTCGGCGAACGCGGCTACCGTTTCTCCGGCGGCGAGAAGCAGCGCCTGGCCATCGCCCGGACCATCCTGCGCGACCCGCCGGTGCTCATCCTGGACGAGGCCACCAGCGCCCTGGACACCCGTACCGAACACGCGGTGCAGGAGGCCATCGACGCCCTCGCGGCCGGACGCACCACGATCACCATCGCGCACCGGCTCTCCACCGTGCGCGACGCCGACCAGATCGTGGTGCTCGACCACGGCCGGATCGCCGAACGCGGCACGCACGACGAACTCCTCGCGCTCGGCGGGCGGTACGCGGCCCTGGTGCGCCGCGACGCACGGCTGGCACCCTCCGGCGAACCGGCCGCCGGCACCGGCCCGGCGGACACCGCCGCGGTGGCCTGA
- a CDS encoding MarR family winged helix-turn-helix transcriptional regulator yields the protein MVTDPAEPAGNLPEQLLRLTRRLHRAQKRHLEPLGITPAMARLLRVAAHHDRPPRMVDLAQRLDVVPRAVTTLVDALEAGGLVHRLADPANRRVVRVALTPDGEATLDRLRTARRVAAEELLAPLTPAQRTHLAELLETLVGADDNAC from the coding sequence ATGGTCACCGACCCCGCCGAACCCGCCGGAAACCTCCCCGAGCAACTGCTCCGGCTCACCCGGCGGCTGCACCGCGCCCAGAAGCGGCACCTCGAACCGCTGGGCATCACACCCGCCATGGCCCGGCTGCTGCGGGTGGCCGCCCACCACGACCGGCCGCCGCGCATGGTCGACCTCGCCCAGCGCCTCGACGTCGTCCCGCGCGCGGTGACCACGCTCGTGGACGCCCTGGAAGCCGGCGGGCTGGTCCACCGCCTCGCCGACCCGGCCAACCGCCGGGTGGTCCGCGTCGCGCTCACCCCGGACGGCGAGGCCACCCTCGACCGACTGCGGACCGCCCGCCGGGTCGCCGCCGAGGAACTCCTGGCGCCGCTGACCCCGGCCCAGCGCACACACCTCGCCGAGCTGCTGGAGACCCTGGTCGGCGCGGACGACAACGCCTGCTGA